One genomic region from Sorangium aterium encodes:
- a CDS encoding transglutaminase-like domain-containing protein codes for MERSSPGGDRRDRRGRDRRARARALRGGGWLAALLAIAATPAAGNAQSPRPGGAKAGASAPAAGSAPAPRAGGAKAGAGAPAAGGAPASEKRAPIVLALRWTAATPDEMLGAALARARRGGDDAFAGLVIAAALADRAAQGRAREGLAQIGASSSPLADEARWLAASLAPEPPAATWPGARAVSYDAPPDPSGLVKAFAVLGPFQDNSGGGLARREGPEAEGQRFSDMSARYAWGVYDVAWRRVLPAASTARGVPLDLYIHPRTETCTYLASRVTVPAALDRKPILAHVAATGAVRLAWDGAHVAASEAAHERLVLDRIAARVEAPAGDHLLALKVCTGAIADEGRVRVRFTDEDRRPVALATSSDLTPLKLPPAPPPGARAATAVATALDRALDAGASQSLEQTLTAVVARTLGGADDQRSPRAPGLLDRVTRSPGISADALALAGWVSPFGANRSGWLEAARARGLAEKDRATAAFAQRRLVAAHLASERVDWAAAALRDEPLRSARDPEARVLRALVKKKLATAGLTRAGLEELLAVEREQKDRTPVVVWQEIAAAARLDPALELRAARRLAEIAPESRGASYVLAFEPDGGAALEVAAAGALAQQTSAEDVIRIGRALHDAGRVAWAREVLSYATHVAPNQPAAFQALAAVREGGAGARATATAAASRVATAALARARDLTPGDPFLKAELALRLGEGSAGAPGRQRMRDEQHIVAPDVFLARARQTPAKKGEVADRQLHWVRVVTYHPDKRVSQLMHYAREIVIEPRTDQDLYERDIPAEGEDTELLFARVHRKDGTVAQPDEQGAGGQKPFVRWPELKAGDVVEVAVRSWTRGPVGRRGDAPFYFIDYVGSTDTRPILYNEVVVDSPASDPLAIDVLNGKAERVLRSEKDGRQVTRYIWDDPPEVPEEPLAPHLAEVLPVVVGSTFHGWHDFREWYRGAVAGFMEPDDQVRRLAAELTKGKATREDKLRALFDFVSDDIRYVNFVSGEWWLPNRPQELLARRQGDCDDKAMLLITLLKSIGIEATEVLVQTRYTGQPSLLRSEVAAIPVFDHGIAYLPGAGGAPGLWLDATSPQSRLGPLPAMDARTLALFVDEGPPKIVETPASSPADHGVDAEWTIALLPSGAGELAAKERHIGDAAFELRSNLAEADARAQWVEQYLAYGWFPTVDVKPKVAFQADLPHGAATLEYEARSEGLARREGAELSVPLSGASTMTSQLAPLVKRTLPVVLPPSFAPRHHNRTITITAPPGYVFAELPPGGDENGGAFGRATISFAKAPGKNAVVVKERVILDQSTIPVAQYAAWRGWLQRVDGLLHRMVRLSPVAPATKQARSALDTEAGGGAGAAPPQARGAIH; via the coding sequence ATGGAGCGCAGCTCGCCGGGGGGAGATCGACGGGATCGACGAGGACGAGATCGACGCGCGCGCGCCCGCGCGCTCCGCGGGGGCGGATGGCTCGCCGCGCTGCTCGCGATCGCCGCCACGCCTGCAGCGGGCAACGCCCAGTCGCCGCGTCCGGGAGGCGCGAAGGCGGGCGCGAGCGCGCCTGCAGCCGGCAGCGCGCCGGCGCCGCGCGCGGGGGGCGCGAAGGCAGGCGCTGGCGCGCCCGCGGCGGGCGGCGCGCCGGCCTCCGAGAAGCGCGCGCCCATCGTGCTGGCGCTGCGGTGGACCGCCGCGACGCCCGACGAGATGCTCGGCGCGGCGCTGGCCCGCGCGCGGCGGGGCGGCGACGACGCGTTTGCCGGGCTCGTGATCGCGGCGGCGCTCGCGGACCGCGCCGCGCAGGGCCGCGCACGGGAAGGCCTCGCGCAGATCGGGGCGTCCTCCTCGCCGCTCGCCGACGAGGCGCGCTGGCTCGCCGCCTCGCTCGCCCCGGAGCCGCCGGCGGCGACGTGGCCCGGCGCGCGCGCCGTCTCGTACGACGCGCCCCCGGACCCGTCCGGGCTCGTCAAGGCGTTCGCGGTCCTCGGCCCCTTCCAGGACAACTCGGGCGGCGGGCTCGCGCGCCGCGAGGGGCCCGAGGCGGAAGGCCAGCGCTTCTCGGACATGAGCGCCCGCTACGCCTGGGGGGTGTACGACGTCGCGTGGCGCAGGGTGCTGCCCGCCGCGTCGACCGCGCGCGGCGTGCCGCTCGATCTTTACATCCATCCGCGCACCGAGACCTGCACGTACCTCGCCTCGCGCGTGACCGTCCCGGCCGCGCTCGATCGCAAGCCGATCCTCGCCCACGTCGCCGCGACGGGCGCCGTGCGGCTCGCGTGGGACGGCGCCCACGTCGCCGCGAGCGAGGCGGCGCACGAGCGCCTCGTGCTCGACCGCATCGCCGCGCGCGTCGAGGCGCCCGCCGGCGATCACCTGCTCGCCCTCAAGGTGTGCACCGGGGCCATCGCCGACGAGGGGCGCGTCCGCGTGCGCTTCACCGACGAGGACCGCCGGCCTGTGGCGCTCGCGACCTCGTCGGACCTCACGCCGCTCAAGCTGCCGCCGGCCCCGCCCCCTGGCGCGCGCGCCGCGACCGCCGTCGCGACGGCGCTCGACAGGGCGCTCGACGCGGGCGCGTCGCAGTCGCTCGAGCAGACCCTCACGGCCGTCGTGGCGCGCACGCTCGGGGGCGCCGACGACCAGCGGTCGCCCCGCGCGCCCGGGCTGCTCGACCGTGTTACGCGGTCGCCCGGGATCTCCGCCGACGCGCTCGCCCTGGCGGGGTGGGTGTCCCCGTTCGGCGCGAACCGCAGCGGCTGGCTCGAGGCCGCGCGCGCCCGGGGCCTCGCGGAGAAGGACCGGGCCACCGCGGCGTTCGCGCAGCGCCGGCTGGTCGCCGCCCACCTCGCCTCGGAGCGGGTCGACTGGGCCGCGGCCGCGCTGCGCGACGAGCCGCTGCGCTCGGCGCGCGATCCCGAGGCGCGCGTCCTCAGGGCGCTCGTCAAGAAGAAGCTCGCGACGGCGGGGCTCACGCGGGCCGGGCTCGAGGAGCTGCTCGCGGTCGAGCGCGAGCAGAAGGACCGGACGCCGGTCGTCGTCTGGCAGGAGATCGCGGCCGCGGCCCGGCTCGACCCGGCGCTCGAGCTGCGGGCCGCGCGCAGGCTCGCCGAGATCGCGCCCGAGTCGCGGGGCGCGTCCTACGTGCTCGCGTTCGAGCCCGACGGCGGCGCCGCGCTGGAGGTGGCGGCCGCGGGGGCGCTCGCGCAGCAGACGTCGGCCGAGGACGTCATCCGCATCGGCCGCGCGCTCCACGACGCGGGGCGCGTCGCGTGGGCGCGCGAGGTGCTGTCGTACGCCACGCACGTCGCGCCGAACCAGCCCGCCGCGTTCCAGGCGCTCGCCGCGGTCCGCGAGGGCGGCGCGGGCGCGCGGGCGACGGCCACGGCCGCCGCGTCGCGCGTGGCCACGGCGGCGCTCGCGCGGGCGCGCGACCTCACGCCTGGCGATCCGTTCCTCAAGGCCGAGCTCGCGCTCCGCCTCGGCGAGGGCTCGGCCGGCGCGCCGGGCCGGCAGCGCATGCGCGACGAGCAGCACATCGTCGCGCCCGACGTCTTCCTCGCACGCGCGCGGCAGACCCCGGCGAAGAAGGGGGAGGTGGCCGACCGGCAGCTCCACTGGGTGCGCGTCGTGACGTACCACCCGGACAAGCGCGTCTCGCAGCTCATGCACTACGCGCGCGAGATCGTCATCGAGCCGCGCACCGATCAGGATCTCTACGAGCGCGACATCCCCGCCGAGGGGGAGGACACCGAGCTCCTGTTCGCGCGGGTCCACCGCAAGGACGGCACGGTGGCGCAGCCGGACGAGCAGGGCGCGGGAGGGCAGAAGCCGTTCGTGCGCTGGCCCGAGCTCAAGGCGGGGGACGTGGTGGAGGTCGCGGTGCGCTCGTGGACCCGGGGCCCCGTCGGCCGCCGGGGCGACGCGCCGTTCTACTTCATCGACTACGTCGGCTCGACCGACACGCGGCCGATCCTCTACAACGAGGTCGTCGTCGACTCGCCGGCGAGCGATCCCCTGGCGATCGACGTATTGAACGGCAAGGCCGAGCGGGTGCTCAGGTCCGAGAAGGACGGCCGCCAGGTGACGCGGTACATCTGGGACGACCCGCCCGAGGTGCCCGAGGAGCCGCTCGCCCCGCACCTCGCGGAGGTGCTGCCGGTCGTCGTGGGCTCGACGTTCCACGGATGGCACGACTTCCGGGAGTGGTACCGGGGCGCGGTCGCTGGCTTCATGGAGCCCGACGATCAGGTCCGCCGGCTCGCCGCGGAGCTCACCAAGGGCAAGGCCACGCGCGAGGACAAGCTGCGGGCGCTCTTCGACTTCGTGTCGGACGACATCCGGTACGTGAACTTCGTGTCGGGCGAGTGGTGGCTGCCGAACCGCCCGCAGGAGCTCCTGGCGCGGCGCCAGGGCGACTGCGACGACAAGGCGATGCTGCTCATCACGCTGCTCAAGTCGATCGGCATCGAGGCGACGGAGGTGCTGGTGCAGACGCGCTACACGGGCCAGCCCTCGCTGCTCCGGAGCGAGGTGGCGGCGATCCCGGTGTTCGATCACGGCATCGCGTACCTCCCGGGCGCGGGCGGCGCGCCGGGCCTGTGGCTCGACGCGACGAGCCCGCAGAGCCGCCTGGGTCCGCTGCCGGCGATGGACGCGCGCACGCTGGCGCTGTTCGTCGACGAGGGGCCGCCGAAGATCGTGGAGACGCCGGCGAGCTCGCCGGCCGATCACGGCGTCGACGCCGAGTGGACGATCGCGCTGCTCCCCTCCGGCGCGGGCGAGCTCGCGGCGAAGGAGCGGCACATCGGCGACGCGGCGTTCGAGCTCCGGTCGAACCTGGCGGAGGCCGACGCGCGCGCGCAGTGGGTCGAGCAGTACCTCGCGTACGGCTGGTTCCCGACGGTCGACGTGAAGCCCAAGGTGGCGTTCCAGGCCGATCTCCCGCACGGGGCGGCGACGCTCGAGTACGAGGCGCGCTCCGAGGGGCTCGCCCGCCGCGAGGGCGCCGAGCTCTCCGTGCCGCTCTCGGGCGCGTCCACGATGACGTCGCAGCTCGCGCCGCTCGTGAAGCGCACGCTGCCGGTGGTCCTGCCGCCGAGCTTCGCGCCGCGGCACCACAACCGGACGATCACGATCACCGCCCCGCCCGGGTACGTGTTCGCCGAGCTCCCGCCGGGCGGCGACGAGAACGGCGGCGCGTTCGGGCGGGCGACGATCTCCTTCGCGAAGGCGCCCGGCAAGAACGCGGTGGTGGTGAAGGAGCGCGTGATCCTCGATCAGTCGACCATCCCGGTGGCGCAGTACGCCGCCTGGCGCGGCTGGCTGCAGCGGGTCGACGGGCTCTTGCACCGGATGGTGCGGCTCTCGCCTGTCGCGCCCGCGACCAAGCAGGCGCGCAGCGCGCTGGACACCGAGGCAGGCGGCGGCGCCGGTGCGGCGCCGCCGCAGGCGCGCGGCGCGATCCACTGA
- a CDS encoding DUF2267 domain-containing protein, whose amino-acid sequence MSLEEYRRPRMIVLSPRSTAYDAVRAMMDNHVGAVLVHDGQRLAGIVTDRDIALEVVAGDLDARSTMLRDIMSDEIATLELDASIDDAVRTMRDHACRRVPVTEQGRPVGLVTLDDLLADGVIDAEVAGSVVKAQLEVAARFKPEGAMHPEATARPERSHGRVRALTRRKARADSAYGRLIHAVERHSGLQQRDRAELALQIVLGCLCRRVTPQEARHLVAQLPSKLHPSLEPFLDGPDKRITTATIEADVARELRMDREAAGFVLQAICEAVADSVSAGEIEGFRGQLPLDMKDLFPPTPLRRAV is encoded by the coding sequence ATGTCGCTCGAAGAGTACCGACGCCCGCGAATGATCGTTCTTAGCCCGCGCTCGACCGCTTATGACGCCGTGAGGGCGATGATGGACAACCACGTCGGCGCGGTCCTGGTCCACGACGGCCAGCGCCTCGCCGGCATCGTGACCGACCGCGATATCGCGCTGGAGGTCGTGGCAGGCGACCTCGACGCGCGCAGCACGATGCTGCGCGACATCATGTCGGACGAGATCGCGACGCTCGAGCTCGACGCGTCGATCGACGACGCCGTGCGCACCATGCGCGATCATGCGTGTCGGCGCGTGCCGGTGACCGAGCAAGGGCGGCCCGTCGGCCTGGTGACCCTCGACGATCTGCTCGCCGATGGGGTCATCGACGCGGAGGTCGCCGGCTCCGTCGTGAAGGCGCAGCTCGAGGTGGCCGCCCGGTTCAAGCCGGAAGGCGCGATGCACCCCGAGGCGACCGCGCGCCCGGAGCGCTCGCACGGCCGCGTGCGCGCCCTCACCCGGCGCAAGGCGCGCGCCGACAGCGCGTATGGCCGGCTGATCCACGCCGTCGAGCGCCACAGCGGCCTCCAGCAGCGCGACCGCGCGGAGCTCGCGCTGCAGATCGTCCTCGGCTGCCTCTGCCGCAGGGTGACGCCCCAGGAGGCGCGGCACCTCGTCGCGCAGCTGCCCTCGAAGCTCCACCCGTCGCTCGAGCCGTTCCTCGACGGGCCCGACAAGCGCATCACGACCGCGACCATCGAGGCCGACGTCGCGCGCGAGCTGCGCATGGACCGCGAGGCCGCCGGCTTCGTGCTGCAGGCGATCTGCGAGGCCGTCGCCGACAGCGTGTCCGCGGGGGAGATCGAGGGGTTCCGCGGTCAGCTCCCGCTCGACATGAAGGACCTGTTCCCGCCGACCCCGCTGCGCCGGGCCGTCTAG